A region of Lycium barbarum isolate Lr01 chromosome 3, ASM1917538v2, whole genome shotgun sequence DNA encodes the following proteins:
- the LOC132633017 gene encoding uncharacterized protein LOC132633017 gives MSGGPRVKSTNNVDSEVRSVLGPAGNKARSIELRKPIEKPVKTTNNKTPESEESKGKKFQGTDPLSKAGSKKSGAVPSILRQQQDHRTMMMRPNLSLNASCSSDASTDSSHSRASTGRLSRGSSVTPTGGRRKQCSPKVVKSVKIGKPVVGEAESLSPSPATGDGSVMKKRCAWVTPNTDPAYAAFHDEEWGVPVHDDKKLFELLSLCTALAELSWPAILSKRHTFREVFQNFDPVAVSKLNDKKIAPPGSPASSLLSEVKLRAIIENARQTCKIIDELGSFDKYIWGFVNNNKPIVSQLRYARQVPMKTSKAEGISKDLVKRGFRGVGPTVVYSFMQVAGITNDHLISCFRFHDCVAASDGTDKDDGLAAKTEVKQQLKDETEMGLIRAIDDFNLSS, from the exons ATGTCTGGAGGCCCAAGGGTTAAATCGACAAACAATGTTGACTCCGAAGTCCGATCAGTACTCGGCCCGGCAGGTAACAAAGCCAGATCCATTGAATTACGAAAGCCCATCGAAAAGCCCGTTAAGACTACTAACAACAAAACACCTGAAAGTGAAGAGTCTAAGGGTAAGAAATTCCAGGGAACTGATCCGTTGTCAAAAGCTGGTTCTAAGAAAAGTGGAGCTGTGCCTTCTATTTTGAGACAACAACAAGACCATAGGACTATGATGATGAGGCCTAATTTGTCTCTAAATGCGTCGTGTTCATCTGATGCTTCAACGGATTCTTCTCATAGTCGAGCATCGACGGGGAGATTGAGCCGTGGTAGTAGTGTGACCCCGACGGGGGGCAGAAGGAAGCAATGTAGCCCGAAAGTTGTTAAGTCTGTGAAAATTGGGAAACCTGTTGTTGGTGAAGCTGAGAGTTTGTCTCCTAGTCCTGCTACCGGAGATGGTTCGGTGATGAAGAAAAGGTGTGCTTGGGTGACACCAAATACTG ATCCAGCCTATGCTGCTTTTCATGACGAGGAATGGGGAGTTCCAGTCCATGATGACAA GAAGCTCTTTGAACTTCTCAGTCTATGCACTGCATTAGCTGAACTCTCATGGCCAGCAATTCTCAGTAAAAGACATACATTTAG AGAAGTCTTTCAAAATTTTGACCCAGTTGCAGTCTCAAAACTAAATGACAAGAAGATAGCACCACCAGGAAGTCCTGCCAGCTCTCTTTTGTCAGAGGTGAAGTTGCGGGCAATTATTGAAAATGCACGCCAAACCTGTAAG ATAATCGATGAACTTGGATCTTTTGACAAATACATATGGGGTTTTGTGAACAACAACAAACCTATAGTTAGTCAGTTACGATATGCAAGGCAGGTGCCAATGAAGACATCAAAAGCTGAAGGCATAAGTAAAGACCTAGTTAAAAGAGGATTCAGAGGAGTTGGACCTACTGTTGTGTACTCGTTCATGCAAGTAGCTGGAATCACAAACGACCATCTCATCAGTTGCTTCAGATTTCATGATTGTGTAGCTGCAAGTGATGGAACGGATAAAGATGATGGCCTTGCAGCCAAGACTGAAGTGAAGCAACAACTCAAGGATGAAACTGAGATGGGCCTGATAAGAGCTATTGATGACTTCAATTTATCCTCGTAG
- the LOC132633018 gene encoding probable WRKY transcription factor 40, producing the protein MEFTSLVDTSLDLNYRPLRVPDEVPKQEVESNFIGLGRDLMPIKDEAGDLLEELNRVSAENKKLTEMLTVMCQNYNTLRNQLTEYMSKQNSVGDDASAGSKKRKSESTSSPNHNNNETMKSVQALHSESSSSDEDSSPKKQREEHIKTNTSRVYVRTEAADTSLIVKDGYQWRKYGQKVTRDNPSPRAYFKCSYAPTCPVKKKVQRSVEDQSILVATYEGEHNHSKMDAAGPVTTSPSSRLNAKGTIGNTTSMPCSTTLINNSGPTLTLDLAEPKALQNDQKKVNSTTSTSTPSGHKRKSPGSDHHQNRPEFQHFLIEQMASSLTKDPSFQAALAAAISGKFLQNNQTDK; encoded by the exons ATGGAATTCACCAGTTTAGTTGATACTTCATTGGATCTGAATTATAGACCTCTTCGAGTTCCTGATGAAGTACCG AAACAAGAAGTTGAGAGTAATTTCATTGGGCTTGGAAGAGATCTCATGCCAATCAAAGATGAG GCTGGTGATTTATTAGAGGAACTAAATCGAGTTAGTGCTGAAAACAAGAAACTGACGGAGATGCTAACAGTTATGTGCCAGAATTACAATACATTGAGGAACCAATTGACGGAGTATATGAGCAAGCAGAATAGTGTTGGTGATGATGCTAGCGCTGgatcaaaaaagagaaaaagtgAAAGCACATCCAGCCCTAACCATAACAATAATGAAACTATGAAATCAGTTCAAGCACTACACTCAGAGAGCAGCTCAAGTGATGAAGATTCTTCTCCGAAGAAACAAAGAGAAGAACACATCAAAACTAATACTTCTAGAGTTTATGTGAGAACTGAAGCAGCTGATACTTCTCTT ATAGTGAAGGATGGATATCAGTGGAGGAAATATGGTCAGAAAGTAACAAGAGACAATCCCTCTCCAAGAGCTTATTTCAAGTGCTCTTATGCTCCTACCTGCCCCGTCAAAAAGAAG GTGCAAAGAAGTGTAGAAGATCAATCGATTCTAGTAGCAACATATGAAGGAGAACACAACCATTCTAAAATGGATGCTGCAGGCCCCGTTACAACTTCCCCATCTAGCCGTTTAAACGCAAAAGGTACTATTGGGAATACTACTTCAATGCCATGCTCCACTACTCTCATCAACAACTCAGGACCAACCCTAACTCTTGATCTGGCAGAACCAAAAGCATTACAAAATGACCAAAAGAAAGTGAATAGTACTACAAGTACTAGTACCCCAAGTGGTCATAAGCGCAAATCACCTGGAAGTGATCATCATCAAAATAGACCAGAGTTTCAGCATTTCTTGATAGAACAAATGGCTTCTTCATTGACCAAAGATCCAAGTTTTCAAGCAGCCTTAGCTGCCGCCATTTCGGGAAAATTCTTACAAAATAATCAGACGGATAAATAA